One Streptomyces sp. SAI-135 DNA segment encodes these proteins:
- a CDS encoding glycoside hydrolase N-terminal domain-containing protein yields MTPTPSRRGVLALTAALTALPAFRATAAPQRPAASPTPDTDARHRLWWQAPADEHSMIEQGLPVGNGRLGALVSNDPGRELLLVTDATMWTGGLNDTLDADGQFPYGRQDFGSFTLLARLTVDLPDHDLSAVSGYRRTLDLARGVNETSYVRHGVTYRREIFASRPDDVIVLHFTQSGGGRYTGTLTLAGTHGEEPAPSFGATLPNGLRYGAAITAYGSGGSVAVDGPHIAFSGCRDLTVVLSGGTDYAPDAAAHYRDPSLDPQKLARSKVRAAARHSAATLLRTHTADHHALFGQLDLSLGTSSAEQRSLDTWERLHARARDGVPDPELEAQYLQFGRYLTIAASRGSLPLNLQGLWLDGNDPDWMGDYHTDINIQMNYWATDRAGLSQCFDAFTDYCLAQLPSWTDLTRRLFNDPRNRYRNSTGKNAGWTVAISTNPFGGGGWWWHPAGNAWLCNSLYEHYEFTASRAHLEKIYPLLKGACEFWEARLLTMTLPGTSREVLVADSDWSPEHGPLDAKGITYAQELVWALFGNYCTAAAELKKDTGFAATIAGLRKRLHLPQVSPTTGWLEEWMSPDNLGETTHRHLSPLVGLFPGDRIRPDGSTPAGIVEGATALLTARGMESFGWANAWRALCWARLKNADNAYQLVVNNLRPSSGGSNGTAFNLFDIYQVEQGRGIFQIDANLGTPAAMIEMLLYSRPGHLELLPALPDAWAASGSLSGANARGGFVVDLRWRDGTPTEARIRSTGGRTTTVAHAGSTRTVTLRPGETVTLKGFDR; encoded by the coding sequence ATGACCCCCACCCCCTCCAGACGCGGTGTCCTCGCGCTGACCGCCGCGCTCACCGCCCTGCCCGCCTTCAGGGCGACCGCCGCGCCGCAGCGACCCGCCGCGTCACCCACCCCCGACACCGACGCACGCCACCGGCTCTGGTGGCAGGCCCCCGCCGACGAGCACTCGATGATCGAACAGGGCCTGCCCGTCGGCAACGGCCGCCTCGGCGCCCTCGTGAGCAACGACCCCGGCCGCGAGCTCCTCCTCGTCACCGACGCCACGATGTGGACCGGCGGCCTCAACGACACCCTGGACGCCGACGGCCAGTTCCCCTACGGCCGCCAGGACTTCGGCTCCTTCACCCTGCTGGCCCGGCTCACCGTGGACCTCCCCGACCACGACCTGTCCGCCGTCTCCGGCTACCGCCGCACCCTCGACCTCGCGCGCGGCGTGAACGAGACGTCGTACGTCCGCCACGGTGTGACCTACCGGCGTGAGATCTTCGCCAGCCGTCCCGACGACGTCATCGTGCTGCACTTCACCCAGAGCGGGGGAGGCCGCTACACCGGCACGCTCACGCTGGCGGGAACACACGGCGAGGAACCCGCGCCCTCCTTCGGCGCCACCCTGCCCAACGGCCTGCGCTACGGGGCGGCGATCACGGCGTACGGCTCCGGCGGCAGCGTCGCCGTCGACGGGCCGCACATCGCCTTCAGCGGGTGCAGGGACCTCACCGTCGTCCTGAGCGGCGGCACCGACTACGCCCCCGACGCCGCCGCCCACTACCGCGACCCCTCCCTCGACCCGCAGAAACTGGCCCGCAGCAAGGTCCGTGCCGCCGCCCGCCACTCGGCGGCCACCCTGCTGCGCACCCACACGGCCGACCACCACGCCCTGTTCGGGCAGCTGGACCTCTCGCTCGGCACCTCCTCCGCCGAGCAGCGCTCCCTCGACACCTGGGAGCGCCTGCACGCACGCGCCAGGGACGGCGTGCCCGATCCGGAACTGGAGGCCCAGTACCTCCAGTTCGGCCGCTACCTGACGATCGCGGCCTCCCGCGGCAGCCTGCCGCTGAACCTCCAGGGGCTGTGGCTCGACGGCAACGACCCCGACTGGATGGGGGATTACCACACCGACATCAACATCCAGATGAACTACTGGGCGACCGACCGCGCCGGCCTGTCCCAGTGCTTCGACGCGTTCACGGACTACTGCCTCGCCCAGCTCCCCTCCTGGACCGACCTCACCCGCAGACTCTTCAACGACCCGCGCAACCGCTACCGCAACTCCACCGGCAAGAACGCGGGCTGGACGGTCGCCATCTCCACCAACCCCTTCGGCGGAGGCGGCTGGTGGTGGCACCCGGCGGGCAACGCCTGGCTGTGCAACTCCCTGTACGAGCATTACGAGTTCACGGCCTCCCGCGCCCATCTGGAGAAGATCTACCCCCTTCTCAAGGGCGCGTGCGAGTTCTGGGAGGCACGGCTGCTGACCATGACCCTCCCGGGCACCTCGCGGGAGGTCCTGGTCGCCGACAGCGACTGGTCGCCCGAGCACGGCCCCCTCGACGCCAAGGGCATCACCTACGCCCAGGAACTCGTGTGGGCCCTGTTCGGCAACTACTGCACGGCAGCGGCCGAGCTGAAGAAGGACACCGGCTTCGCCGCCACGATCGCCGGCCTCCGCAAACGCCTCCACCTCCCGCAGGTCAGCCCCACCACGGGCTGGCTGGAGGAGTGGATGTCCCCCGACAACCTCGGCGAGACCACCCACCGGCACCTGTCCCCGCTCGTCGGACTCTTCCCCGGCGACCGCATCCGCCCCGACGGCTCCACCCCGGCGGGAATCGTCGAGGGCGCCACCGCCCTGCTCACCGCCCGCGGCATGGAGAGCTTCGGCTGGGCCAACGCCTGGCGCGCCCTGTGCTGGGCCCGCCTGAAGAACGCCGACAACGCCTACCAGCTGGTCGTCAACAACCTGCGGCCCTCCAGCGGCGGCAGCAACGGCACCGCTTTCAACCTCTTCGACATCTACCAGGTGGAACAGGGCCGAGGGATCTTTCAGATCGACGCAAATCTGGGTACCCCTGCAGCGATGATCGAGATGCTGCTCTACTCCCGCCCCGGCCACCTGGAACTCCTGCCGGCCCTGCCCGACGCCTGGGCCGCCTCCGGCTCCCTCAGCGGAGCGAACGCCCGCGGCGGCTTCGTCGTCGACCTGCGCTGGCGGGACGGCACACCGACCGAAGCACGGATCCGCAGCACCGGCGGCCGCACCACGACGGTCGCCCACGCGGGAAGCACCCGCACGGTGACGCTGAGGCCGGGCGAGACGGTCACCCTGAAGGGCTTCGACCGTTGA